One window of the Leptospiraceae bacterium genome contains the following:
- the secY gene encoding preprotein translocase subunit SecY, giving the protein MNILLNIFRIDDLRKKILFTLGLLVIYRFGSFITIPGVDPIAVANAKPRGQSILDIVDIFSGGALFKLSIFSLGIMPYISASIIMSLLTIVIPYLAQLQREGEYGRRKINQFTRLGTVLLCAIQSLFILLWAVEQTSRDGMPLVSETMPRALFYITGIITITTGTLILMWMGEQITERGLGNGASLIIFAGIIARLPTNIIKMIQDPTIKFFDIFVLILLFIVLIAFTVILSQGVRKIPLQYGKRIVGRRLVQAQSQSLQFKLNSANVMPIIFASSLLLFPQTIFGMLGSQAQSWIGWQILQEWLNPFAPSFWQQLPYYILYSGLIIFFAYFYTAVYINPQELSENLKKYGGYIPGVRPGVQTKEYLEKVLNRIILPGAIFLSGLAIAPYLIINMMDLKANQNIQGLAYTFGGTSLLIMVGVALDTLKQLEAQLIMRNYQGFMKKGKLKGRT; this is encoded by the coding sequence TTTACGTTAGGACTTTTGGTAATCTATCGCTTTGGTTCGTTTATTACTATTCCGGGTGTTGACCCAATTGCTGTTGCGAATGCAAAACCTCGAGGACAAAGTATATTAGACATCGTAGATATTTTCTCAGGAGGTGCTCTCTTTAAACTCTCGATTTTTTCTTTAGGTATCATGCCGTATATTTCTGCTTCTATTATTATGAGTCTTTTGACGATCGTGATTCCATATTTGGCGCAACTCCAACGAGAAGGAGAATACGGGAGAAGAAAGATCAATCAATTTACACGTTTGGGAACGGTTTTGCTTTGCGCTATCCAATCACTTTTTATTCTACTTTGGGCGGTAGAACAAACCAGTAGGGATGGAATGCCATTAGTTTCTGAGACAATGCCTAGAGCTCTTTTTTATATTACAGGTATCATCACCATTACGACGGGGACCTTGATTCTCATGTGGATGGGAGAACAAATCACTGAGCGTGGATTAGGTAATGGAGCTTCTTTAATTATATTTGCTGGAATCATTGCAAGATTACCAACTAACATCATAAAAATGATTCAGGATCCGACCATTAAGTTTTTCGATATTTTTGTTTTGATTCTTCTTTTTATCGTTTTGATTGCTTTTACAGTAATACTTTCTCAGGGTGTGAGAAAAATCCCATTACAGTATGGGAAACGAATTGTGGGAAGAAGATTAGTTCAGGCTCAAAGTCAAAGTTTACAATTTAAATTAAATTCTGCAAACGTGATGCCTATTATCTTTGCATCGTCATTACTTTTATTCCCACAAACCATTTTTGGGATGTTAGGTTCACAGGCTCAATCTTGGATTGGATGGCAAATCCTACAAGAATGGTTGAATCCGTTTGCTCCCTCTTTTTGGCAACAACTTCCGTATTATATATTGTATTCAGGCTTGATCATTTTCTTTGCATATTTTTACACTGCTGTATATATCAACCCTCAAGAACTATCAGAAAATTTAAAAAAATACGGAGGATACATTCCTGGAGTAAGACCAGGTGTTCAAACAAAAGAATACTTAGAAAAAGTATTAAATCGTATCATTTTACCGGGGGCTATTTTTCTTTCAGGGCTTGCTATAGCTCCTTACCTTATAATTAACATGATGGATTTAAAGGCAAATCAAAACATACAGGGATTAGCTTATACCTTTGGTGGAACTTCTTTACTTATCATGGTGGGAGTAGCCCTTGACACCTTAAAGCAATTAGAAGCTCAGCTTATTATGAGAAATTATCAAGGATTTATGAAAAAAGGAAAACTAAAGGGAAGAACATGA
- a CDS encoding adenylate kinase yields the protein MKIIVFMGPPGAGKGTQAKIICQQLQIPQISTGDILRKAIQDQTELGMQAKSYMDKGELVPDSVVVGIVEERIKQDDCKNGFLLDGFPRTINQAIELEKMLEKLEKKINVVINIDVPEEELVKRLLNRAKIENRSDDTEPVIRNRMRTYFQQTYPLIEFYQKKGLLVNIDGMGTIEEITERIITNIKN from the coding sequence ATGAAAATCATTGTTTTTATGGGACCACCTGGTGCTGGAAAAGGAACTCAAGCTAAAATCATTTGTCAACAATTACAAATACCCCAAATTTCAACCGGTGATATTTTAAGAAAAGCCATACAAGATCAAACGGAATTGGGGATGCAAGCCAAATCCTATATGGACAAAGGAGAACTCGTTCCTGACTCTGTTGTCGTTGGAATTGTTGAAGAACGTATAAAACAAGATGATTGTAAAAATGGATTTCTTTTGGATGGATTTCCAAGAACTATCAATCAAGCCATCGAATTGGAAAAGATGTTAGAAAAGCTTGAGAAAAAAATCAATGTAGTAATTAATATTGACGTTCCTGAAGAAGAACTAGTTAAAAGACTTTTAAATCGTGCGAAAATCGAGAATCGGTCCGATGACACAGAACCAGTAATTCGAAATCGGATGAGGACCTATTTTCAACAAACCTATCCGTTAATTGAATTTTATCAGAAAAAGGGGTTGCTTGTCAACATAGACGGCATGGGAACCATTGAAGAGATCACGGAAAGAATCATTACCAACATCAAAAACTGA